The Pungitius pungitius chromosome 10, fPunPun2.1, whole genome shotgun sequence genome has a window encoding:
- the cnga4 gene encoding cyclic nucleotide-gated cation channel alpha-4, with translation MEKNGDVTIQGNQWQRLLRGQQGKKVTQEGHDGVKSEEKRKTNLTWKVNWKEWVVDPAEHFYYVWLQVMIFPIIYNWVIIILRTCFTTIAMSYLPVWLTLDYLADIMYLVDMIITVHTGYLDQGILIKDVTQLRKRYLRSKSSLRDLVSLLPTDFLYFVFGIQVPLVRINRLLRIPRLNEALDRMETRTSYPNTFRISKLMIYIFVLIHWNACLYFALSSYIGFGSDLWVYPNVTTPEFASMRRQYIYCFWFSAQIFTTVGDTPLPKREEEYLFMIADLLIAVLVFASIVGNVGNVITNLRDRDNVFFPDHELVRAYLRSHRISKELRQRIDSWYQHLHINKKIMRENEILQQLPVHLRTEIAVSVHLPTLSKVTIFQSCEKSLLAELVLKLTPQVFSPGEYVCRKGDVGHEMYIIREGKLAVVADDGVTEFAVLSESNFFGEISILNIKGNKSGNRRTANIRSIGYSDLFSLSKEDLTEVLSEFPAAKRHLEEKGRQILTKMGMLEESGEQVDEEAENLENKIGRLESKLETLQTNLARLMSELESSYRKMQARVEQLEWELAAMELQRPTVEEGEREKGRGVGVGWEVGREREEAEGEAHEGLDGKVEKQRGQGEDGHVTKEGDGASAESTLALVKRMVVGDKGGLKKIFDQGKNRKRGDDRPGKGDGADIVHKDEKEEKSGEKEFEEG, from the exons ATGGAGAAAAACGGCGATGTTACTATTCAAGGTAACCAATGGCAGAGACTGCTGAGGGGGCAACAGGGGAAGAAAGTGACCCAGGAAGGACACGATGGAGTCAAGAGTGAAGAGAAACGCAAGACCAATCTGACATGGAAGGTTAA CTGGAAAGAGTGGGTGGTTGATCCGGCAGAACACTTTTATTATGTCTGGCTGCAGGTCATGATCTTTCCCATCATCTACAACTGGgtgatcatcattttaag GACGTGCTTTACTACCATTGCAATGAGCTACCTGCCTGTGTGGCTTACACTGGACTATCTAGCTGACATCATGTATTTGGTCGACATGATCATCACGGTCCACACAG GATACTTGGATCAGGGCATCCTGATCAAGGACGTCACTCAGCTGAGAAAGCGCTACCTGCGCTCTAAAAGCTCCTTAAGGGACCTGGTTTCCCTGCTGCCCACCGACTTCCTCTACTTTGTCTTTGGCATCCAAGTCCCGCTGGTGAGGATCAACCGCCTTCTCCGTATTCCCCGACTCAACGAGGCCCTGGATCGCATGGAGACGAGAACGTCCTACCCCAACACCTTCCGCATCTCCAAGCTCATGATCTACATCTTTGTGTTGATCCACTGGAACGCCTGTCTCTACTTTGCGCTGTCCAGCTACATCGGCTTCGGAAGTGATCTCTGGGTGTACCCCAACGTTACCACGCCAGAGTTCGCCTCCATGCGGCGTCAGTACATCTACTGCTTCTGGTTCTCGGCCCAGATTTTCACCACGGTGGGAGACACCCCGCTtccaaaaagggaagaagagtaCTTGTTCATGATTGCAGACCTGCTCATTGCCGTGCTGGTGTTTGCATCGATTGTTGGCAACGTTGGCAATGTCATCACAAACCTGAGGGACCGGGATAACGTCTTCTTCCCGGACCACGAGCTG GTCAGGGCTTACCTGCGTAGCCACCGCATCAGCAAGGAGCTCCGCCAGCGCATCGACAGCTGGTACCAGCATCTACACATCAACAAAAAGATCATGCGAGAGAACGaaatcctgcagcagctgccggtACACCTGAGGACAGAGATCGCTGTCAGCGTCCACCTGCCCACGCTCTCCAAAGTCACCATCTTCCAAAGCTGTGAGAAGAGTCTGCTGGCGGAGCTGGTGCTCAAACTAACGCCGCAG GTGTTCAGTCCGGGCGAGTACGTCTGCAGGAAAGGAGACGTGGGCCATGAAATGTACATCATCAGAGAGGGAAAACTTGCAGTTGTCGCAGATGATGGGGTCACAGAGTTTGCCGTGCTGAGTGAATCTAATTTCTTTGGGGAAATTAGCATCCTCAATATCAAAG GCAACAAGTCAGGCAATCGACGCACCGCCAACATCCGCAGCATCGGCTACTCCGACCTGTTCAGCTTGTCCAAAGAAGACCTGACGGAGGTGTTGTCCGAGTTCCCTGCGGCCAAACGTCACCTGGAGGAGAAAGGCCGGCAGATCCTGACAAAGATGGGCATGTTGGAGGAGAGTGGGGAGCAAGTGGACGAGGAGGCAGAGAACCTGGAAAACAAGATAGGCAGACTAGAGAGCAAGCTGGAAACCCTGCAAACAAATCTAGCTCGACTTATGTCTGAATTAGAGTCGAGCTACCGCAAGATGCAGGCCAGGGTGGAGCAGCTGGAGTGGGAGTTGGCAGCCATGGAGCTGCAACGGCCCACTGTtgaggaaggagaaagagaaaaggggaggggtGTCGGGGTGGGATGGGAGGTGGGACGGGAGCGGGAAGAGGCCGAGGGCGAGGCACATGAGGGTTTGGATGGAAAGGTGGAAAAACAGAGAGGACAGGGAGAGGATGGGCACGTGACCAAAGAGGGAGATGGAGCGAGCGCTGAGAGTACTTTAGCGCTTGTGAAAAGAATGGTGGTGGGTGATAAAGGTGggctaaaaaaaatatttgaccaagggaaaaacagaaagagaggagaTGACAGACCTGGGAAAGGAGATGGTGCTGATATTGTACACAAAGacgagaaagaagagaaaagtggaGAGAAAGAATTTGAAGAGGGGTGA
- the fhip1b gene encoding FHF complex subunit HOOK-interacting protein 1B isoform X1: MSWLSRLNPRGPGSRAGRSAAPSGPCTADPETCLMVFENHWRQLSWVLEQQEPSSSSDDLTAVRNHTDQMLCLLAEERPPESPEGGGAGAPMGPTLELVVTENILERLVQWHLRRGLDPDSQGALLKLFEMLIGQSHQLLLQHTAVLHPLLRLLGACADSELGCPAALENSLVLLLNQVCVSVARQPVVLEMLFRAAPAQQGSTNLLIFSLLVPFIHRDGAIGQQARDALLLVMAASASNESVARYIAENSYFCPVLATGLSALYSSLPRKMEVRGDDWHALRREDWMGVSSLVLFMNSLEFCNAVVQVAHPLVRSQLLDYLHNGFLVPVMGPALHKSSVDEMIASTAYLDLFLRSVSETSLLKTFLRFILLHRHDNDTILDTLLTRISSNSRLCMVSLSLFRTLLSLNCEDVMLQLVLRYLLPCTHVMLSQRRAIRETDLYGRSADKFLSLIPECCRLNAASSAERDEDGPFWGKGGQHMSSPSTESPAPARPSTPSRLAFFIRQQSSGGGPGGGGGPSTPTEQAGGAASRPMSPDSPMHQQHAHTECLDWDSGYLEYLKDSRRGIEVCSWACRDWSAPYDGEDPSPSAAPLPPPPSASNTTMAMFPEHFSLQPGASSSSSAPVSAQQRAAMVAAARSEWSSSERDSGEWDVTIGKNSCISLTPRSKKRSLQREEVLPKPVPRLVPAPSASSPDAPLSATLSLAPHNAASAVAIYNGTTAREDGCSDSRDRGLEVKKVKRDLGEPQYLDENANQNGSLVSLAAPPQSPFNDVSPPRPEPSSPPSPPGDACDPRPTPPDLPEADLAQQSVESLIRELLEQAPEEAPPPGDPNGQGISIEAFTQELRELEERVRERSRAAGQQEETAKERRREEEQPLAKPPGDTKGDVPAAGTCSPGRSLSQPASQPYTGPFMVVLFAKLENMLQNSLYVNILLTGIVAQLACYPQPLLRSFLLNTNMVFQPSVKSLIQVLGSVKNRIEAFAASHEDFPAMLRKAQQYLVARGKVDWADSPAIVPTLRRSDSLVKSRKPSLGDLILRHTNSPTRARNAAQLALAHVRDGSQSLHSALFKGAGGAASGLEKQAEALRVKNAVYCAVIFCEFLKELAALAQEHAVTLPFPHSREAEE, translated from the exons ATGAGCTGGCTGAGCAGGCTGAACCCGCGGGGCCCCGGCAGCCGGGCCGGCCGGAGCGCCGCCCCCTCCGGCCCATGCACCGCCGACCCGGAGACCTGCCTCATggtgtttgagaaccactggagaCAA CTGTCCTGGGTGTTGGAGCAGCAAGAGCCGTCGTCCTCCAGCGACGACCTGACGGCCGTGAGGAACCACACCGACCAGATGCTGTGTTTGCTGGCGGAGGAGCGGCCCCCCGAGAGCCCCGAGGGCGGCGGCGCCGGCGCCCCCATGGGCCCCACCCTGGAGCTGGTGGTCACGGAGAATATCCTGGAGCGCCTGGTCCAGTGGCACCTGCGCCGCGGCCTGGACCCGGACAGCCAGGGGGCGCTGCTCAAGCTGTTCGAGATGCTCATCGGCCAGTcgcatcagctgctgctgcagcacaccGCCGTCCTCCACccgctgctgaggctgctgggAGCGTGCGCCGACTCGGAGCTGGGGTGTCCCGCGGCGCTGGAGAAcagcctggtgctgctgctcaaCCAG GTCTGCGTGTCCGTGGCCCGGCAGCCGGTTGTTCTGGAGATGTTGTTCCGGGCGGCGCCGGCCCAGCAGGGCTCCACCAATCTGctcatcttctccctcctcgTGCCGTTCATCCACCGGGACGGCGCCATCGGGCAGCAGGCCCGCGACGCGCTGCTGCTGGTTATGGCGGCGTCGGCCAGCAACGAGTCGGTGGCCCGGTACATCGCCGAGAACTCCTACTTCTGCCCG gtgttGGCGACGGGCCTGAGCGCTCTCTACTCCTCTCTGCCCCGCAAGATGGAGGTGCGCGGGGACGACTGGCACGCCCTGCGGCGGGAGGACTGGATGGGCGTGTCGTCGCTCGTGCTCTTCATGAACTCGCTGGAGTTCTGCAACGCCGTGGTGCAGGTCGCTCACCCGCTGGTCCGCTCGCAGCTCCTGGACTACCTCCACAACGGCTTCCTGGTGCCCGTCATGGGCCCCGCGCTGCATAAG TCGTCGGTGGACGAGATGATCGCCAGCACCGCCTACCTGGACCTCTTCCTGCGGAGCGTGTCGGAGACGTCGCTCCTCAAAACCTTCCTGCGCTTCATCCTGCTGCATCGCCACGACAACGACACCATCCTCGACACGCTGCTCACGCGCATCAGCAGCAATTCACGG ctctgcatgGTGTCCTTGAGCCTCTTCCGGACCCTTCTCTCCCTGAACTGCGAAGACGTAATGCTGCAGCTCGTTCTCAG GTATCTACTGCCCTGTACTCACGTCATGCTGAGTCAGCGTCGCGCTATCAGGGAGACGGACCTGTACGGAAGGTCCGCCGACAAGTTCCTGTCGCTGATCCCAGAGTGCTGCCGGCTGAACGCGGCGTCCTCCGCTGAGCGGGACGAGGACGGCCCCTTCTGGGGCAAAGGTGGGCAGCACA TGAGCAGTCCCAGCACAGAGTCCCCAGCGCCGGCCAGACCCAGCACCCCGTCCCGCCTGGCCTTCTTCATCCGCCAGCAGAGCAGCGGAGGCggacccggaggaggaggaggtccctCCACCCCCACGGAGCAGGCAGGCGGCGCGGCCTCCCGCCCCATGTCCCCCGACAGCCCCATGCACCAGCAGCACGCCCACACGGAGTGTCTGGACTGGGACTCGGGTTACCTGGAGTACCTCAAAGACTCCCGGCGGGGCATCGAGGTCTGCTCCTGGGCCTGCCGCGACTGGTCGGCCccgtacgacggcgaggacccTTCGCCGAGCGCCGCCcctctgcccccacccccctccgcctccaaCACCACCATGGCGATGTTCCCGGAGCACTTCTCCCTCCAGCCGGGggcaagcagcagcagcagcgcccccGTTTCTGCCCAGCAGAGGGCGGCCATGGTGGCGGCCGCGCGGTCCGAGTGGAGCAGCTCCGAGCGGGACAGCGGCGAGTGGGACGTCACGATCGGCAAGAACAGCTGCATCAGCCTCACGCCGCGCTCCAAGAAGCGcagcctgcagagggaggaggtccTGCCCAAGCCCGTGCCGCGTCTCGTCCCCGCCCCGTCCGCCTCGTCTCCAGACGCTCCTCTATCGGCCACCCTGTCCCTGGCGCCGCACAACGCCGCCTCTGCCGTCGCCATTTACAACGGAACGACGGCGCGGGAGGACGGCTGCTCGGACAGTCGGGACAGAGGACTGGAGGTCAAGAAGGTGAAGAGGGACCTGGGCGAGCCGCAGTATTTGGACGAAAACGCCAATCAAAACGGGTCCCTCGTCAGCCTCGCCGCTCCGCCGCAGTCCCCTTTCAACGACGTCAGCCCTCCCCGCCCCGAGCCGAGTTCCCCGCCGAGCCCCCCCGGCGACGCCTGCGACCcgcgccccaccccccccgacctcccGGAGGCGGACCTGGCGCAGCAGTCCGTGGAGAGTCTAATCCGGGAGCTGTTAGAGCAGGCGCCGGAGGAGGCGCCGCCCCCCGGAGACCCCAACGGCCAGGGCATCAGCATCGAGGCCTTCACACAGGAgctgagggagctggaggagcgcgTGAGGGAGCGCAGCCGGGCGGCCggccagcaggaggagacggcCAAGGAGCGCCgccgggaggaggagcagccgcTGGCGAAGCCCCCGGGGGACACGAAGGGGGACGTCCCCGCGGCGGGCACCTGCAGCCCCGGCAGATCGCTGAGTCAGCCCGCGTCTCAGCCGTACACAG GTCCGTTCATGGTGGTTCTGTTTGCCAAGCTGGAGAACATGCTCCAGAACTCGCTGTACGTCAACATCCTGCTCACGGGCATCGTGGCCCAGCTGGCCTGCTACCCTCAGCCCCTCCTGCGCTCCTTCCTGCTCAACACCAACATGGTCTTCCAGCCCAGCGTCAAGTCGCTGATCCAG GTTCTAGGTTCTGTGAAGAACCGCATCGAGGCGTTCGCAGCCTCTCACGAGGACTTCCCCGCCATGCTGAGGAAAGCCCAGCAGTACCTGGTGGCCCGAGGCAAAGTGGACTGGGCCGACTCGCCTGCGATTGTTCCCACCCTGCGGCGCTCCGATTCATTAG TGAAGAGTCGCAAGCCGTCCCTCGGAGACCTGATCCTGCGCCACACCAACAGCCCGACCCGGGCCCGGAACGCCGCCCAGCTGGCCCTCGCGCACGTGCGGGACGGCAGCCAGTCGCTGCACAGCGCCCTGTTCAAGGGCGCCGGCGGCGCCGCCTCCGGCCTGGAGAAGCAGGCGGAGGCGCTGCGGGTGAAGAACGCCGTCTACTGCGCCGTCATCTTCTGCGAGTTCCTCAAGGAGCTGGCCGCTCTGGCTCAAGAGCACGCCGTCACTCTGCCTTTCCCCCACAGCCGGGAGGCCGAGGAATGA
- the fhip1b gene encoding FHF complex subunit HOOK-interacting protein 1B isoform X2 has protein sequence MSWLSRLNPRGPGSRAGRSAAPSGPCTADPETCLMVFENHWRQLSWVLEQQEPSSSSDDLTAVRNHTDQMLCLLAEERPPESPEGGGAGAPMGPTLELVVTENILERLVQWHLRRGLDPDSQGALLKLFEMLIGQSHQLLLQHTAVLHPLLRLLGACADSELGCPAALENSLVLLLNQVCVSVARQPVVLEMLFRAAPAQQGSTNLLIFSLLVPFIHRDGAIGQQARDALLLVMAASASNESVARYIAENSYFCPVLATGLSALYSSLPRKMEVRGDDWHALRREDWMGVSSLVLFMNSLEFCNAVVQVAHPLVRSQLLDYLHNGFLVPVMGPALHKSSVDEMIASTAYLDLFLRSVSETSLLKTFLRFILLHRHDNDTILDTLLTRISSNSRLCMVSLSLFRTLLSLNCEDVMLQLVLRYLLPCTHVMLSQRRAIRETDLYGRSADKFLSLIPECCRLNAASSAERDEDGPFWGKVSSPSTESPAPARPSTPSRLAFFIRQQSSGGGPGGGGGPSTPTEQAGGAASRPMSPDSPMHQQHAHTECLDWDSGYLEYLKDSRRGIEVCSWACRDWSAPYDGEDPSPSAAPLPPPPSASNTTMAMFPEHFSLQPGASSSSSAPVSAQQRAAMVAAARSEWSSSERDSGEWDVTIGKNSCISLTPRSKKRSLQREEVLPKPVPRLVPAPSASSPDAPLSATLSLAPHNAASAVAIYNGTTAREDGCSDSRDRGLEVKKVKRDLGEPQYLDENANQNGSLVSLAAPPQSPFNDVSPPRPEPSSPPSPPGDACDPRPTPPDLPEADLAQQSVESLIRELLEQAPEEAPPPGDPNGQGISIEAFTQELRELEERVRERSRAAGQQEETAKERRREEEQPLAKPPGDTKGDVPAAGTCSPGRSLSQPASQPYTGPFMVVLFAKLENMLQNSLYVNILLTGIVAQLACYPQPLLRSFLLNTNMVFQPSVKSLIQVLGSVKNRIEAFAASHEDFPAMLRKAQQYLVARGKVDWADSPAIVPTLRRSDSLVKSRKPSLGDLILRHTNSPTRARNAAQLALAHVRDGSQSLHSALFKGAGGAASGLEKQAEALRVKNAVYCAVIFCEFLKELAALAQEHAVTLPFPHSREAEE, from the exons ATGAGCTGGCTGAGCAGGCTGAACCCGCGGGGCCCCGGCAGCCGGGCCGGCCGGAGCGCCGCCCCCTCCGGCCCATGCACCGCCGACCCGGAGACCTGCCTCATggtgtttgagaaccactggagaCAA CTGTCCTGGGTGTTGGAGCAGCAAGAGCCGTCGTCCTCCAGCGACGACCTGACGGCCGTGAGGAACCACACCGACCAGATGCTGTGTTTGCTGGCGGAGGAGCGGCCCCCCGAGAGCCCCGAGGGCGGCGGCGCCGGCGCCCCCATGGGCCCCACCCTGGAGCTGGTGGTCACGGAGAATATCCTGGAGCGCCTGGTCCAGTGGCACCTGCGCCGCGGCCTGGACCCGGACAGCCAGGGGGCGCTGCTCAAGCTGTTCGAGATGCTCATCGGCCAGTcgcatcagctgctgctgcagcacaccGCCGTCCTCCACccgctgctgaggctgctgggAGCGTGCGCCGACTCGGAGCTGGGGTGTCCCGCGGCGCTGGAGAAcagcctggtgctgctgctcaaCCAG GTCTGCGTGTCCGTGGCCCGGCAGCCGGTTGTTCTGGAGATGTTGTTCCGGGCGGCGCCGGCCCAGCAGGGCTCCACCAATCTGctcatcttctccctcctcgTGCCGTTCATCCACCGGGACGGCGCCATCGGGCAGCAGGCCCGCGACGCGCTGCTGCTGGTTATGGCGGCGTCGGCCAGCAACGAGTCGGTGGCCCGGTACATCGCCGAGAACTCCTACTTCTGCCCG gtgttGGCGACGGGCCTGAGCGCTCTCTACTCCTCTCTGCCCCGCAAGATGGAGGTGCGCGGGGACGACTGGCACGCCCTGCGGCGGGAGGACTGGATGGGCGTGTCGTCGCTCGTGCTCTTCATGAACTCGCTGGAGTTCTGCAACGCCGTGGTGCAGGTCGCTCACCCGCTGGTCCGCTCGCAGCTCCTGGACTACCTCCACAACGGCTTCCTGGTGCCCGTCATGGGCCCCGCGCTGCATAAG TCGTCGGTGGACGAGATGATCGCCAGCACCGCCTACCTGGACCTCTTCCTGCGGAGCGTGTCGGAGACGTCGCTCCTCAAAACCTTCCTGCGCTTCATCCTGCTGCATCGCCACGACAACGACACCATCCTCGACACGCTGCTCACGCGCATCAGCAGCAATTCACGG ctctgcatgGTGTCCTTGAGCCTCTTCCGGACCCTTCTCTCCCTGAACTGCGAAGACGTAATGCTGCAGCTCGTTCTCAG GTATCTACTGCCCTGTACTCACGTCATGCTGAGTCAGCGTCGCGCTATCAGGGAGACGGACCTGTACGGAAGGTCCGCCGACAAGTTCCTGTCGCTGATCCCAGAGTGCTGCCGGCTGAACGCGGCGTCCTCCGCTGAGCGGGACGAGGACGGCCCCTTCTGGGGCAAAG TGAGCAGTCCCAGCACAGAGTCCCCAGCGCCGGCCAGACCCAGCACCCCGTCCCGCCTGGCCTTCTTCATCCGCCAGCAGAGCAGCGGAGGCggacccggaggaggaggaggtccctCCACCCCCACGGAGCAGGCAGGCGGCGCGGCCTCCCGCCCCATGTCCCCCGACAGCCCCATGCACCAGCAGCACGCCCACACGGAGTGTCTGGACTGGGACTCGGGTTACCTGGAGTACCTCAAAGACTCCCGGCGGGGCATCGAGGTCTGCTCCTGGGCCTGCCGCGACTGGTCGGCCccgtacgacggcgaggacccTTCGCCGAGCGCCGCCcctctgcccccacccccctccgcctccaaCACCACCATGGCGATGTTCCCGGAGCACTTCTCCCTCCAGCCGGGggcaagcagcagcagcagcgcccccGTTTCTGCCCAGCAGAGGGCGGCCATGGTGGCGGCCGCGCGGTCCGAGTGGAGCAGCTCCGAGCGGGACAGCGGCGAGTGGGACGTCACGATCGGCAAGAACAGCTGCATCAGCCTCACGCCGCGCTCCAAGAAGCGcagcctgcagagggaggaggtccTGCCCAAGCCCGTGCCGCGTCTCGTCCCCGCCCCGTCCGCCTCGTCTCCAGACGCTCCTCTATCGGCCACCCTGTCCCTGGCGCCGCACAACGCCGCCTCTGCCGTCGCCATTTACAACGGAACGACGGCGCGGGAGGACGGCTGCTCGGACAGTCGGGACAGAGGACTGGAGGTCAAGAAGGTGAAGAGGGACCTGGGCGAGCCGCAGTATTTGGACGAAAACGCCAATCAAAACGGGTCCCTCGTCAGCCTCGCCGCTCCGCCGCAGTCCCCTTTCAACGACGTCAGCCCTCCCCGCCCCGAGCCGAGTTCCCCGCCGAGCCCCCCCGGCGACGCCTGCGACCcgcgccccaccccccccgacctcccGGAGGCGGACCTGGCGCAGCAGTCCGTGGAGAGTCTAATCCGGGAGCTGTTAGAGCAGGCGCCGGAGGAGGCGCCGCCCCCCGGAGACCCCAACGGCCAGGGCATCAGCATCGAGGCCTTCACACAGGAgctgagggagctggaggagcgcgTGAGGGAGCGCAGCCGGGCGGCCggccagcaggaggagacggcCAAGGAGCGCCgccgggaggaggagcagccgcTGGCGAAGCCCCCGGGGGACACGAAGGGGGACGTCCCCGCGGCGGGCACCTGCAGCCCCGGCAGATCGCTGAGTCAGCCCGCGTCTCAGCCGTACACAG GTCCGTTCATGGTGGTTCTGTTTGCCAAGCTGGAGAACATGCTCCAGAACTCGCTGTACGTCAACATCCTGCTCACGGGCATCGTGGCCCAGCTGGCCTGCTACCCTCAGCCCCTCCTGCGCTCCTTCCTGCTCAACACCAACATGGTCTTCCAGCCCAGCGTCAAGTCGCTGATCCAG GTTCTAGGTTCTGTGAAGAACCGCATCGAGGCGTTCGCAGCCTCTCACGAGGACTTCCCCGCCATGCTGAGGAAAGCCCAGCAGTACCTGGTGGCCCGAGGCAAAGTGGACTGGGCCGACTCGCCTGCGATTGTTCCCACCCTGCGGCGCTCCGATTCATTAG TGAAGAGTCGCAAGCCGTCCCTCGGAGACCTGATCCTGCGCCACACCAACAGCCCGACCCGGGCCCGGAACGCCGCCCAGCTGGCCCTCGCGCACGTGCGGGACGGCAGCCAGTCGCTGCACAGCGCCCTGTTCAAGGGCGCCGGCGGCGCCGCCTCCGGCCTGGAGAAGCAGGCGGAGGCGCTGCGGGTGAAGAACGCCGTCTACTGCGCCGTCATCTTCTGCGAGTTCCTCAAGGAGCTGGCCGCTCTGGCTCAAGAGCACGCCGTCACTCTGCCTTTCCCCCACAGCCGGGAGGCCGAGGAATGA